A single genomic interval of Streptomyces showdoensis harbors:
- a CDS encoding FUSC family protein — protein MAKPARITPPARLTPPSWLTAGLRPQPTPVPWAAVLRAAVALSAPLAVGFAAGQPAYGALVSMGALSGVIGDTADAYRMRIFNIAVPQLFGALGVTLGTLVFGQGWLAVAALTLVALVSGMISSIGAVASVSGLLLLLNAVVGAGLPMPDPWWKAPLLLTLGGVVVLVLTLLGWPLRGGAPERTAVAGTYRAVAELFEAAGADTYDEKRQAVTASLNQSYDLVLARRARQHGRAPTLVRLLSQLNAVIPLLEAAPAAHLAARRFHRPLPPEIPAAVRGLADSVDRGRTGAPELALPEPRRPSERAVDAALRYAATVVHKAEPNPYNVDDRLGRPAALRVRVRRTSRAVLFSEASWRYGLRLALCIGLSQALVSLIPVPRSYWIALTVTFVLKPDFGSVFSRAVLRALGTAAGLLVAAPVLAAVPRGWWDVPVMMLLAALIPAFSAKGYAFQTAAITPVILLLSDLLNHQGFDLVLPRLYDSLIGCAIALVAGYLLWPESWHTRVADRLADAVADTAGYVALAFSPLAGDDPPVRHRARRKLYRDMSAVRSEFQRALTEPPPAGDLAAAWWPLAIAVERLVDATTAARIRVDHGAPAPEPAEVAAVEGQLRELAEGLRSSDVLVEVRVDLGGDEEGVLEPLRQEVRAARAIASP, from the coding sequence ATGGCGAAACCCGCACGGATCACCCCGCCCGCCCGGCTCACCCCACCGTCCTGGCTCACCGCGGGACTCCGCCCGCAGCCCACCCCCGTGCCGTGGGCCGCCGTGCTGCGCGCCGCGGTCGCGCTCTCCGCGCCGCTGGCCGTGGGGTTCGCCGCCGGACAGCCCGCGTACGGGGCCCTGGTGTCCATGGGCGCCCTGTCCGGGGTCATCGGTGACACCGCCGACGCGTACCGGATGCGGATCTTCAACATCGCCGTCCCGCAGCTCTTCGGCGCCCTCGGCGTCACGCTCGGCACGCTCGTCTTCGGGCAGGGCTGGCTCGCCGTCGCCGCGCTCACGCTCGTCGCGCTCGTCTCCGGGATGATCTCCTCGATCGGCGCCGTCGCCTCCGTCTCCGGGCTGCTGCTGCTCCTCAACGCCGTCGTGGGCGCGGGCCTGCCGATGCCCGACCCCTGGTGGAAGGCGCCGCTGCTGCTCACCCTCGGCGGCGTCGTGGTCCTCGTCCTCACCCTGCTCGGCTGGCCGCTGCGCGGCGGCGCGCCCGAACGGACGGCGGTCGCCGGGACCTACCGGGCCGTCGCCGAACTCTTCGAGGCCGCGGGCGCCGACACGTACGACGAGAAGCGACAGGCCGTCACCGCCTCCCTCAACCAGTCCTACGACCTGGTGCTCGCCCGCCGCGCCCGCCAGCACGGCCGGGCCCCCACCCTGGTCCGGCTGCTCTCCCAGCTGAACGCGGTCATCCCGCTCCTGGAGGCCGCGCCCGCCGCCCACCTCGCCGCGCGGCGCTTCCACCGGCCGCTGCCGCCCGAGATCCCGGCGGCCGTGCGCGGGCTCGCCGACTCGGTCGACCGGGGCCGCACCGGCGCGCCCGAGCTCGCGCTGCCCGAGCCCCGCCGCCCCTCGGAGCGGGCCGTCGACGCGGCCCTGCGGTACGCGGCGACCGTCGTCCACAAGGCGGAGCCCAACCCGTACAACGTCGACGACCGGCTGGGACGGCCGGCCGCGCTCCGCGTCCGGGTGCGCCGCACCTCCCGCGCCGTGCTGTTCTCGGAGGCGTCCTGGCGCTACGGGCTGCGGCTCGCCCTGTGCATCGGGCTCTCCCAGGCGCTGGTCTCGCTGATCCCGGTGCCCCGCTCGTACTGGATCGCGCTCACCGTCACCTTCGTCCTCAAGCCCGACTTCGGCTCGGTCTTCTCGCGGGCCGTGCTGCGCGCGCTCGGCACCGCCGCCGGGCTGCTGGTCGCCGCGCCGGTGCTCGCGGCGGTGCCGCGGGGCTGGTGGGACGTGCCCGTGATGATGCTGCTCGCCGCGCTGATCCCGGCCTTCTCCGCGAAGGGGTACGCCTTCCAGACCGCGGCCATCACCCCGGTCATCCTGCTCCTCTCCGACCTGCTCAACCACCAGGGCTTCGACCTCGTGCTGCCGCGGCTCTACGACTCGCTGATCGGCTGCGCGATCGCCCTGGTCGCCGGGTACCTGCTGTGGCCCGAGTCCTGGCACACCCGGGTCGCGGACCGGCTCGCGGACGCCGTCGCCGACACCGCCGGGTACGTGGCGCTGGCGTTCTCGCCCCTGGCCGGGGACGACCCCCCGGTGCGGCACCGGGCCCGGCGCAAGCTGTACCGGGACATGTCGGCGGTCCGCTCCGAGTTCCAGCGGGCCCTCACCGAACCGCCGCCGGCCGGGGACCTGGCCGCCGCCTGGTGGCCCCTCGCCATCGCCGTGGAACGCCTCGTGGACGCCACGACCGCCGCCCGCATCCGCGTCGACCACGGCGCGCCCGCGCCCGAACCGGCCGAGGTCGCCGCCGTGGAGGGGCAGTTGCGGGAGCTCGCCGAGGGGCTGCGGTCCAGCGACGTCCTGGTGGAGGTCCGCGTCGATCTCGGCGGCGACGAGGAGGGGGTCCTGGAACCGCTGCGGCAGGAGGTGCGGGCGGCCCGCGCGATCGCCTCCCCGTGA